In the Verrucomicrobiia bacterium genome, one interval contains:
- a CDS encoding transposase, whose translation VTEGLNSKIQSLKSAARGFRNFHNYRIRILFFCGKLNLYPL comes from the coding sequence CGTAACCGAGGGGCTGAACTCGAAAATCCAGAGTCTCAAGTCCGCTGCCCGAGGCTTTCGCAACTTTCACAACTACCGGATTCGTATCCTGTTCTTCTGCGGAAAGCTCAATCTCTACCCACTATGA
- a CDS encoding SDR family NAD(P)-dependent oxidoreductase, with protein MKSGGQPAALEGKVLVVIGGTAGLGLSACKAFIEAGARVVAVGLKPENVASAARELGESARVLCGNASTADTAPGAIAEGLAAFGRFDGMYHVAGGSGRRLGDGPLHEITDEGWHSTIDLNLTSVFYSNRAAIRQFLAQKTGGSILNMGSVLGWSPSPRYFATHTYAAAKAAIIGLTRSCAAMYAADNVRFNVLAPALVATPMSQRAQADEAITRFIRAKQPLDGGRIGQASDLDAAAVFFMSEASKFVTGQVLAVDGGWCVSEGGVEERMRDEIS; from the coding sequence ATGAAGAGCGGCGGACAACCGGCAGCCCTTGAGGGCAAGGTTTTGGTGGTGATTGGGGGGACGGCCGGGCTGGGTCTCTCCGCTTGCAAGGCCTTTATCGAGGCGGGGGCCCGAGTGGTGGCCGTGGGATTGAAGCCCGAGAATGTGGCCTCGGCCGCGCGGGAGTTGGGGGAATCGGCGCGGGTGCTTTGTGGGAATGCCTCGACTGCAGACACGGCGCCAGGCGCGATTGCGGAGGGCCTGGCCGCCTTTGGCCGATTTGATGGAATGTATCATGTGGCCGGCGGGTCTGGACGGCGTTTGGGTGACGGGCCCCTGCACGAAATCACCGATGAGGGGTGGCATTCAACAATCGACCTGAACCTGACCTCTGTTTTCTATTCCAATCGCGCCGCCATCCGGCAGTTCCTGGCTCAGAAGACGGGCGGCAGCATTTTGAATATGGGCAGCGTACTGGGCTGGTCGCCTTCGCCGCGTTACTTTGCCACCCACACTTACGCCGCAGCCAAAGCGGCCATAATCGGTTTAACCAGGTCCTGCGCCGCGATGTATGCCGCGGACAACGTGCGGTTTAACGTCCTGGCCCCGGCGCTCGTGGCTACGCCGATGTCTCAACGGGCCCAGGCCGACGAGGCTATCACGCGGTTTATCCGCGCCAAACAACCGCTGGATGGCGGGCGCATTGGGCAAGCCTCCGATCTGGATGCGGCAGCGGTTTTTTTTATGTCGGAGGCCTCGAAATTCGTGACTGGCCAGGTATTGGCAGTGGACGGGGGCTGGTGCGTGAGCGAAGGGGGCGTGGAAGAACGGATGAGGGATGAAATCAGTTGA